GTACCAACAGAATATGCCACTTGTTGGACATTTGCACCAGTTGCCTCACAAAGCGCTGACATGGCATTGACAGATGAAATCCTTTGGGCCAAGAAGGCATTAGCAGCAAGCTTAGATAGCTCAGCAGACCAGAGATTTGTGGTGAGGATTCTTTCCTCAGGTACCCAATGAGCATAAACACTCTTCAGTGCTTGAATGGCTTTCTGGCCTTCTGGGGTTTCCCTTCCTCCGATAAGAACCCGGTCTGGTTTGAAAAGATCCTCAATTGCGGTTCCCTCAGCGAGAAATTCCGGGTTTGATAGAATCTGGAACTTGATTCCCTTGCTGTTATGGGTCAGGATTTTCTCAATTGCCTCGGCAGTTTTGACAGGGACAGTGGATTTCTCAACCACGATTTTGTCAGACTTTGAGACGTCAGCAATCATACGAGCCGCGCTTTCCCAATAAGTCAAATCTGCTGCTTTGCCAGCTCCAAGACCCTGGGTTTTGGTTGGGGTGTTGACAGAGACAAATACTATGTCAGCCTCAAAGACATGCTTCTCAACATCTGTGCTGAAGAACAGGTTCTTGCCGCGGCATTGCTTGACAACATCATCAAGGCCAGGCTCGTAGATTGGAAGCGTGTCGCTGTTCCAGGCTGCAATGCGGGTTTTAGAGATATCAACAACAGCCACTTCAACGGATGGGCACTTCAGGGCAATGACTGCCATAGTAGGACCCCCCACATATCCAGCACCAATGCAGCAAATCTTCACCATTTTGCACTTCTAAAAACAACCTACAAAATCAgggttcaaaagaaaaaattaagaacaCAAGCACACAACAAAAATCACTTTGACATCTTCTATAGCAATGTCAATCATTGTGAATTGTAGTACTAATACTAATCTTGTGAGAACAAGGAATCAGGAAATAATAGCTTTCAAATCTTAAAGAGTTGCAAGAAATATTACATTAGAAATAGGCCAATAATTCAATAGCAAGAAGGTTCCACTCAATTTCAACAAgttcaaattatatatatatacttcatTTTGAGACATCATATCAAGCATCAACATTCTGTTCAAACCATGATTTAAAGATCTAACTATCCAAGAAAGGCCAACAGAAGTACATGTCAAATTGTTCCAACAGAGTAGAAATAAAAACAATGCATTCCAAGAATTCAGGATCAACAACGTGTAGATtgtttcatataaaaaaaaaacacgagAGAAATAAGATCTAAAACAACAGATTGATGAAACAGGAACCACAAAAGAGCTTAGAAGATTCCAGATCTAACACACGCAGGCAAAGGTTGATGATGTGATTATAAAACTTGACAATGACTAGAGGTTGACCCTCAAACAGAAAGCAGATCCAACACCAAGTGAAGAACAACGAGCTAAATGCTCGTGATTCCAATTCAAGAAAACCAAAAACTCCACCAGATCCAATGTCGGTTTGGATCAGAACATGTTGGCATGTTGCCAACCAGAACACCCCAACAGAATCCCACAATAGCAACGAATCAAGCACAAAATTAAACAGTAGAACAACCTTTAAATTGAAAATTGCCAAGATCCATTTCACtatcacacaaatcagaaatcAAACTCAATAATCACAAGAAAATTTACATGCAAACCAAGAATGTGTGATCCAAAAAGAAttgatgaaaagaagaaaagttAAACAAGATTCAGCAAAAACAGGAAATGGGGGTGTTGAAATATTACCTTTGAGAGATGAGAGATGAGAGATGAGAGATGAATCCCTTTGACTAAAgggggaagagaaagaaagaagaaaggttTTGTGTTGGTATGGAAGAATGACCaaggttatatatatatatatacccaaCGAATTTCCAGCTTATCAAAAATAAACCCAACGAATTTCCAGCTCCCAAACATGTTATTACCAAAATGTACTCCTCTATGGTCGGTGTCATCATTCTTTCTACTATGAGTTTCAATAAAATACCCATAGCAAATTAATTGAAGCAAACATTATGTTAATTTAATATATCTCTCTTATTTATATGGTGTTTCCCAATATTTTATGCGATAGGATATAATCTTATTTGAGTCAgaaaattcatattttaaaaggaCTAATTCTTATAGTAGAGATTTTTTTCAATTACAATATTTAAAATCAATATCTTACTTAAGGCGAATTAAACAAACCATTTTCTCATAGCATTCTTAAACTAATTTATAAAGTAATCACCTAATTTTATTTCCTATAAACATAATTTGTTacattcatatttttttccttttgggtCACAAGTTAAATTCAACTTAAAAGTGGATATTTAACATGCATGTTTCATCATTTAGGTCTAACACATTAAAGCATTAATGAATTCTCACGTAGTTTTAAACTACATAAATTAATTACTATCTTTTATGTAATATAACTAATCTATATATATCATCTAAATAAGTCCAACTTGATATATTTTAACAtaacaatattttaaattaacatGAAAATTAACCAGGGATGTTGTTAATAACAATATAGATATTCATAGTTACTAGTGAAGGAGAAAATTATCAACATTCACACAATTTCTCATGTTCCTTAAAAACTCAATTTGGTTATAGCTACTTTGACTCGTCAAGCATCTAAAGACGTAGCTCATTGACAGGTATGAAAGTTTCATCCTTCTATCTTAAGTCCTCTTTCGTGTGTTAGAATTGTTTGTTTAGTCATTTTATTTTGCCCTTCTTTTAGCGTTCTTTAACTTGAAAAAATTTAACCAAGTTTTTTTACCATACTCTTATTTTTCACGTAATTACTAGtaattaataagaaaatttattaaaaaaatactattCAATCTTAAATGGAGCTTaatgttttttacttttttagtgTCGGTTGAGCTTGAGCTAACagtttttacaaatttattttgTACGTAAGGTCTTTGaatttttctttgtttgttggGTAGTGCCAAAATAGGGAACTTGCTTTGAATTTACATAATTACCCATGCGTTCATGGTCTTCGTTATTATGCAACTGGCGAAAACGGGTTTACAGCTTCTTGGCGCGTTGCACGCGTTTCGCGTCCATTGCTTTCGCCTTTCTGTGTGACAACTTCAACTACAAGCAGCATATATATTGTCACTACTATACCACCTTCCAAGATGCTCTATATAATCACTATACATTTCTCTGaatttttattcttatttttcttttctcttttggttcaaacataatttttttttttacatttttctgTGTACTGAGAATATGGTTAGTTTTTTGAGTTGTAAATGAACGTGCTGGCCACATTCGATTAGTTGGACCTTATTCAAAAGGTAATGGAAGAATATGCATTGGATGTAAATAATGTGTCATCGAAGTAAAGATGTTTTGATTATAATTTTATGGCACTAAACTTTAATGTAGAGATAATTAAGGAAAACGTATACTTTTCATTGCTTCCATCCTATACTTTTCATTAGTCATAATTCCTAAAGTTAAAGATCTACCATAAATGAATTAGTGTATTAGTTCAATATTTTATCCCTTAAATAAATGGTTAAGAGTTTTGATTTTCAATTCTTACATATGAAAAAACTTATCAGtcaattttttactatttaatgcACTGATAGTGAGACGACAGATTAATTTTACAGTTATTGATCACGAAGGTACATTGGTTAACATAAAAGAATCTACCATAAATTTTGCTCTAATGTCTAAATTAATTATCTTATAGTTTATGCATATATTTTCCTTAGTAAAGGTACGTAAAtctgttaattttttaaaagaaaaacattttAATAGTCACAGCCCTTATTCCCCTAACCTTTCAGGCATCTCCCTCCCTATGCACCATGCACTCCTAAACACTTTGACTGTCGCCATTACTTCGTTGTATCACCTTTAATTGTCATTACTCCGCTGTCTTAATTATCCTCCAACTCTCGTTTAACTCGTCTTTATCATGACCTCCAACTATCAAAATATGTCATGTCGCCTCCTTGCAGCACGATCACTAAAAGGGGTCCTTTGTATTCTTCTTTTGGGTTTTCATTTGCATCTTGACATTGAAGTGATTCCCGCACGTGGGTTGGCTCAGTGTGACAACAAGATTCTTCAGAGCTTATGCAAGAGTTTCGTCATGGTAGTCAACGACTGAGGACGCTCATATCAGCAAGGTGGTAATCAACGGAGGAGGACGTCTTTATCAGTGAGGGCGCAACTCGGCTTTGGCTGCACAATTTCAAGGGGACCTGAGTTTGTGGTTGTGGGTTGTTCAGGGGTTTGGTCGGTTGCCACAATGATTTTGGGGTTGGTTAGGTGGTCCGTAGTGATGTTAGTGCAAAGCTTGTTGGCAAGGGGAAATAGACGGTGGTTGAGATTTTTACAAGTACGATTGTTTGATTTGAAAGAAGGAGGCTTACAGTGGTGACTAATTATGTGTGGTAAAATCTTCCTCCTTGGTTGTCTACCAACAGTCACATCTTTTGCTTTTAACCTACTCTAGCAAAGAAGATCAATCTCCTATAGTGACACGATATCGTTGCCACCGCTAGCAGAGTTCTTAGGGTCTATTGAGTTACATAAATAATCATGGATGATGCTCATCTCATAATTAAGAAATGAGGTCAGCAAACAACCACATTACATTTTGTATTTTTGTTCGCTTTAATGTTGTTTATTATGAAGCATTTAGGACACGAAACGcaaaattaatcaatttctatgtGTTCTGTCAAGTATTATGaggattattttatttaataattatacATTTAGTTTTAAGAGGATACCGTTTAATATTTTTCGTGTGTTTCCTATTGTACCAcataatatttctcttttgtCCTTTGAAGTTTGTAAGATGAGAACAAGAAAGTAGAATTcaaaattttgataaaattatCTAAAAAATGTCCTTTAATTTCCTTGATAAATTGAAAGGTACTCCATggagtataattttttttcattatatcGGAAATATTAATTATATCGTCCAGGGATTTATCCCAAGACTTTTCTCTTCTTAACCTATATGTCAAGCCCTTACTCAaatgagctatcattcgggaacAAATCGAAGGTATAATTGGTTACGTTATAATTCTCTCCTTAATCCTTATTATAATCCAATTCCGAATGTCATTATTGAAGCAGGATTTTCATGTGCGTTTAGTTATTGACCAAAGCAGCATCATTAAACTGCCTCTCATTAAAGCAGATGGTGCAAACTTAAAAACTAAGCATGAACTTTGCTTGAGAAGTTAGAAAATAAATACTATATATTGAGTGCATTTGAAGCTATAAAAAGAAGCAAAATTAACAATTTCAAAAACTATatgttgaaataaaaaaaatcttagaTGGTCCATGGTCATGATTTCTAAATCACGACTGTTCTCACATGTTCAACacataagaaaatgaaaaccttAGTAATTCAAATATAGGACAAAAATTATTTGTCTATGTCTTTGTTTTCTGTCTCGACCACATGATAAAATACAACGACTAAAAATATCCGTGTGTGAAAGACATATAAATCTTGTatcaaatgatatttttttaggtTTTTAACAAAAATACCATGTCTATATAAAAGTTGTGCCAAAATTTTGAGTTTTATATCCTTAAATCTTAATTGGTAAGAGGTgaggggacatatgagttggggagAGAAAAGTCTAGGGATTCCCTAGATGATGTAATTTATCTTTGTgatgttggaaaaaaaaattatagttttcttttctccttttatttagATCATATCTTTCTccaaattttgtttttggtcaTTTTCTCCAAAATTCAATAAGATCTCTACAGGACCAAACACAATTATGGACTCGGCCCTCGTTGAACCTTAATAATAACCACCTAGGATTAGTGCTAAGCCCAAATAGTTAAAGGCCTAAATTAGTTTTGCCCAAAGTCTTGATTAGCCTGGTCCATGAAACAGCAGAAGTAGAAACCCATTAGGTCATACAATCATTCCGGCTAATGTTACTAATTGAAGCACAAAACCAATAAGCCTAACATAACGGATAGATAATTAAGATTTTTAAGCATCTTGTTCAGGATTCAATTATTAGCAGTGTGTATGAAGAATTATTTGCTGGGACAAACCTACCAACGTAATATGATTTTTGAGTCTTAAGGGGATTAATCTCATGATTGTCGACTATGAGGATATATTGGGTAAAAaataaccaaaaagaaaaatggcTTACTATTAACAATAGGTTGACCAATTtcaatttctcatttttttattagaattaaTTCTAAAACTTAAAAGTCACATACAAGTTTATCATCATAGAAGGATTTGACATCAGAATATAAATGGTGAATATTTACATTTTTGTTGGATGGAAAATAACACAAGAACCATAATGGAGCCAATGATTTAATGTGGTTCAGCCAATTTTCCTACCTCCACAAAGAAACACTTTTTTAATATATCTTTCAACAAATATTACAAAATATCTCAATTATTTGTCTTTCTCATCACACTCGGTGCCTGTGGTGGAGGGAGGGGACTTATTACCACAAAGGATCTctttcaattttgttttcttaTATTGTGAACACATGTATGTCACCGCCACTGCTCAAAGCATTCTGCTCTTCATATTTTGCGGTGACACTCTCAAAACACCATTTCTACTTTATATTTGGTACTACGTTTTGGCATCTCTCAATAGTGTTTTGCACATTTTTCTCACACAACTCATATGTAGCTTTAAGTTCCAACCTGGTGCCTACCCTTTTGATATTATACGTGATTTAATTCCAACAATTTCAAACATTCAATCGATACTTGCAGATTGTGGCACTTTGAGACTGACACAACATACATATAATTTAAAAGCGGTCTACTCTAAACTATTGTAATTTATGAGTGTCAATCGAATCTCTTACCTAAAATATTTATGTCTATTCGGTACAATCATTTAATAAATTATCTCTTCTTTCTTTCGTGCTAGTTATGTCATAGGTTCTCCGGGTTTTAGCTTTTGAAAGTGGGGCATCAATTTGCTGCCAAACATGAACAtaatttttcagaaaatatAGCTTTGTAAAATCACTAATTCAAAACAAACATGCTTGTAGTTGTGTAAGCATGAGTTTGCTAAATATGCAGTCTTATATTGATGTATATGAAGGAAAAAATTGTTCATCCAAATTTTGCCAGATGGtacataaaaaatcaatattctAATTAATTCGGTGGAAGAATAATCTAATTTCCATAAGAGGCAGTTATTAAGAAAATACATAGAAACagagttaaaaataaaaaatcaatgatCCAATTGAGCCCCAGCAAAACTAGCCGTTACGCACAGAGCCTCAGTTTAACGTTCCAATTTTCCTCCTCTTTCTCTCAAATCCCTAAATTTTCTTCCTCATCGCAAAAACTTCACTACTCTTTCTCTTTACCGATTGCAGAATCACACGATTTTCTCCGACGAACATGGCCACCGCCCAGAACGCCGTCGCAGCAGCCGTGACTCCACGGCGGTGCCGATCCAAGATTCAAGAATTGCCCAAACACGCTGAGAATCTCAACCCTAATGttctccaacaacaacaacaacaaagcccaGGTTGTAGAAAACCATTGATCCctaactcttcttcttctgcttcttcaatttcaccatcttctccttctccttcttcttcccctGTTGTGAGCAAGTCTTGCTCTGTAACTGCCAGCAAGTCTCAGAAGCCGAAGAACCCTGCTATCCCCATTTCCTCTTTTACCCCTCGGACCAAGATCCGTCAGAGGAAGTTCGTTGTGGCGAAGAAGACGCAGAAGGAGGAGGAACAGGAGAAAGAGAAGGAGCGTTCTGCAGGcgaaacgacgtcgttttgcaAGTGCAAGGAGAAGAAAGGGAGTGGCGGTGGAATCAGGGGTAAGTGCCTATGTGTGGCTTACCACAATCTGAGGAAGTCACAGGAAGAGTTCTTCAAGAATCGgtgtgatggtgatgatgatggtggtgatgaagatgaagaaattgagTGTGTGGTTGAAACAGAGGAAATGGGAAATGGTGGTTTGGGTGAGACAGAGTGTGGAGGTTTGGCAATGAAACGCACGAGGGAGAGGTTGGTGAAGGCGGCAATGGAGAAGGAGAGTGGTCCTCAAAGTGGGGGGTCTGGGAAAGTGAAGAATTTGGTGCAGGCTTTTGAGAAGCTTCTTCTGGCTGGACCCATTTCCAAGGATGAAGGAGATCATAAGGagaaggaagaggaggaggaggagaaggaaccTCAACAGAATGATCACAAGGTGATGAAATGGCCACCGACAAATTTGACTTTGACATCCCAAAACCTTGGTTTGGATCCACGTGattctgtttcttcttcttgggatAGCGGTAGAGGAAGGTATGATTCTACTCAATGCTTGTTTGGTTTTGATTATAAGCTGATTTGAGCAAAAGCTATGTGTTAATTTAAGTGCTATTTTAagtgttgttgttgatgtttGTTATCTTTCTACAAGCTGCAGTTTGTCTAGGAGGACATCCAATGGGGGAAGAAGCAGCAGGAGAAATGTAAGACTTGAGTCTAAGTTACTTTTTTGCATGATGATTTGTGATTCATTCATCAACCAGAGTTGTGAGTTTTGTAATTGAATCAATTTCAGAGCTTGGAATCATCAAGCACTTTTGGGGGAAGGAGGTGGAAAAAGAAGCAGCAGAAAATCACCAATCCAAGGCCATTCAAGTTAAGAACTGAGGTAATTGCTTGGAATTAATTGACATCATATAAGTTCACTTATTAatgttgttcttgttgttttcCAAAGACTTTGAATGATAACATTTTTAATGGAATGCTTACAGCAAAGGGGAATGTTAAAAGAGGAAGAATTTGTAAAGAAGGTACAAgagatgatgactgaagaagagaagcaGAGGGTACCAGTGGCTCAGGGTCTTCCTTGGACAACTGATGAACCTGAGGTAAGGTTATTTTGCTAAGAAATGAAGTACTTTGTCTGAGTTCTGTTTGACTATGTTGTGGTCCGGAACACTAAATTGGAAGAAAGCACTATATGTCTTATGTTTGCAAAATTGCAAATGCTAAAATGACTTCCTTTATATTCTTGGTTGCCTGCTATTTCAGTGCTTGGTAAAACCTCCAGTGAAGGAAATTACTATACCGGTTGACTTGAAGCTTCATAGTGATGTGCGAGCAGTGGATCGCGCTGAGTTTGACAATCAGGTGCTGCCTCCTTCATCTCTTATACTTATCTTTTATAATGCTCTGGATAATTTAGTTCTAGGGATAATTTTAATTCCTTGTCATAGACGTGTCAATAATTTAGAATTTTCATTTGTGGAAGATGTGAAAGTAAATGGAATCAAGATTTGATTGAATGTTGAATTATGCAGGTAGCAGAAAAGTTGAGCCTAATGGAGCAATACAAATTGGAGAAAGAGAGACAACAAAAGGTGCactattattgttattattattcagATATTCCTGCATTGATATTACCATGTTTTCTTTCATTAAATACTGATTGCTTGTATGTTGTTCAgttggaagaagaggaagaaatcAGAAGGTTGAGGAGGGAACTTGTGCCAAAAGCACAGCCCATGCCATATTTTGATAGGCCTTTTATCCCAAGGAGGTAAGGGTTGATTTAGTCTCATTAATTATCAAtgattt
This is a stretch of genomic DNA from Lotus japonicus ecotype B-129 chromosome 1, LjGifu_v1.2. It encodes these proteins:
- the LOC130728584 gene encoding UDP-glucose 6-dehydrogenase 1, yielding MVKICCIGAGYVGGPTMAVIALKCPSVEVAVVDISKTRIAAWNSDTLPIYEPGLDDVVKQCRGKNLFFSTDVEKHVFEADIVFVSVNTPTKTQGLGAGKAADLTYWESAARMIADVSKSDKIVVEKSTVPVKTAEAIEKILTHNSKGIKFQILSNPEFLAEGTAIEDLFKPDRVLIGGRETPEGQKAIQALKSVYAHWVPEERILTTNLWSAELSKLAANAFLAQRISSVNAMSALCEATGANVQQVAYSVGTDSRIGPKFLNASVGFGGSCFQKDILNLVYICECNGLPEVAEYWKQVIKINDYQKSRFVNRVVASMFNTVSNKKIAILGFAFKKDTGDTRETPAIDVCQGLLGDKANLSIYDPQVTEEQIQRDLSMNKFDWDHPIHLQPLSPTTVKKVSVVWNAYEAVKDAHAICIMTEWDEFKTLDYQKIYDNMQKPAFVFDGRNIVDADKLREIGFIVYSIGKPLDPWLKDMPAVA
- the LOC130728585 gene encoding microtubule-destabilizing protein 60-like isoform X1 codes for the protein MATAQNAVAAAVTPRRCRSKIQELPKHAENLNPNVLQQQQQQSPGCRKPLIPNSSSSASSISPSSPSPSSSPVVSKSCSVTASKSQKPKNPAIPISSFTPRTKIRQRKFVVAKKTQKEEEQEKEKERSAGETTSFCKCKEKKGSGGGIRGKCLCVAYHNLRKSQEEFFKNRCDGDDDGGDEDEEIECVVETEEMGNGGLGETECGGLAMKRTRERLVKAAMEKESGPQSGGSGKVKNLVQAFEKLLLAGPISKDEGDHKEKEEEEEEKEPQQNDHKVMKWPPTNLTLTSQNLGLDPRDSVSSSWDSGRGSCSLSRRTSNGGRSSRRNSLESSSTFGGRRWKKKQQKITNPRPFKLRTEQRGMLKEEEFVKKVQEMMTEEEKQRVPVAQGLPWTTDEPECLVKPPVKEITIPVDLKLHSDVRAVDRAEFDNQVAEKLSLMEQYKLEKERQQKLEEEEEIRRLRRELVPKAQPMPYFDRPFIPRRSMKNPTMPRTPKFHKKIKCSSASWSDMSTYSFLN
- the LOC130728585 gene encoding microtubule-destabilizing protein 60-like isoform X2: MATAQNAVAAAVTPRRCRSKIQELPKHAENLNPNVLQQQQQQSPGCRKPLIPNSSSSASSISPSSPSPSSSPVVSKSCSVTASKSQKPKNPAIPISSFTPRTKIRQRKFVVAKKTQKEEEQEKEKERSAGETTSFCKCKEKKGSGGGIRGKCLCVAYHNLRKSQEEFFKNRCDGDDDGGDEDEEIECVVETEEMGNGGLGETECGGLAMKRTRERLVKAAMEKESGPQSGGSGKVKNLVQAFEKLLLAGPISKDEGDHKEKEEEEEEKEPQQNDHKVMKWPPTNLTLTSQNLGLDPRDSVSSSWDSGRGSLSRRTSNGGRSSRRNSLESSSTFGGRRWKKKQQKITNPRPFKLRTEQRGMLKEEEFVKKVQEMMTEEEKQRVPVAQGLPWTTDEPECLVKPPVKEITIPVDLKLHSDVRAVDRAEFDNQVAEKLSLMEQYKLEKERQQKLEEEEEIRRLRRELVPKAQPMPYFDRPFIPRRSMKNPTMPRTPKFHKKIKCSSASWSDMSTYSFLN